A genomic region of Arachis stenosperma cultivar V10309 chromosome 9, arast.V10309.gnm1.PFL2, whole genome shotgun sequence contains the following coding sequences:
- the LOC130951485 gene encoding laccase-15-like yields MKMLLIGTKKMFLQILWCFSLISLSSQTRSHYNFVVREARYTRLCSTKSILTVNGKFPGPAIKVYKGDTIYVNVHNRGKNNITIHWHGVKQPRNPWTDGPEYITQCPIQPGRSFRQKIVFSTEEGTLWWHAHSDWSRATVHGPIYIYPKKNSSGYPFPKPHYEVPIILGEWWKSDLNKVFTQFIKSGGAPNNSDAVTINGQPGDLYNCSKSGTFKLNVEHGKTYHLRIINAAMNLILFFSVSKHNLTLFAHDAMYTKELTTSYICIAPGQTMDVLLHANQNPNNKYYMAARAYSTGVGVPFDNSTTTAIIQYNNNNNENSTPSFPFLPSPNDTKSAFAFIRRIRGYPEENPFTCPLNIKTHILTTISVNTFPCPRGRSPSSCQAPNSTIFAASMNNISFVTPRTDILEAYYYHINGVYRKGFPSFPPYVFNFTGDYLPLELNIPKRGTKVKVLKYGSTVEVVFQGTNLVAGIDHPMHIHGFSFHVIGYGFGNFNKSVDPKNYNLVDPPLQNTVIVPIKGWAAIRFRATNPGVWLMHCHLDRHLSWGMETVFIVKNGKASNETLPPPPPDMPPC; encoded by the exons ATGAAAATGTTGTTAATTGGCACTAAGAAAATGTTCCTCCAAATTCTTTGGTGTTTTTCATTGATTAGTCTTAGTTCCCAAACGAGGAGTCATTACAACTTTGTT GTGAGAGAAGCCCGGTACACAAGACTGTGTTCCACAAAGAGCATTTTGACGGTGAATGGAAAATTTCCAGGGCCAGCTATAAAAGTCTACAAGGGTGACACAATCTATGTTAATGTTCACAACAGGGGAAAAAACAACATCACTATACACtg GCATGGAGTGAAACAACCAAGAAATCCATGGACAGATGGTCCTGAATACATAACTCAATGCCCCATTCAACCAGGAAGGAGTTTCAGACAAAAGATAGTATTTTCAACAGAAGAAGGGACCTTATGGTGGCATGCTCATAGTGATTGGTCAAGAGCCACCGTCCATGGCCCAATCTATATCTATCCAAAGAAGAATAGTAGTGGCTATCCTTTTCCCAAACCTCACTATGAGGTCCCCATCATACTTG GAGAGTGGTGGAAGAGTGATCTCAACAAGGTCTTCACACAATTTATTAAAAGTGGAGGAGCGCCAAACAATTCTGATGCTGTCACCATTAATGGCCAACCTGGAGATCTCTATAATTGCTCAAAATCTG ggACATTCAAGTTAAATGTAGAGCATGGCAAGACCTACCATCTGCGCATAATTAATGCGGCAATGAATCTGATCCTGTTTTTCTCGGTCTCGAAACACAACCTAACACTGTTTGCTCATGATGCAATGTACACAAAGGAATTAACAACTTCTTACATTTGCATAGCTCCTGGTCAAACAATGGATGTATTATTGCATGCAAACCAAAACCCTAACAACAAATATTACATGGCTGCAAGGGCTTATTCCACTGGGGTTGGTGTTCCATTTGATAACTCCACAACCACAGCTATAATCcaatacaataataataataatgaaaattcAACTCcttcctttccttttcttccaagCCCTAATGACACAAAATCAGCTTTTGCTTTCATTAGAAGAATTAGGGGCTACCCTGAAGAAAACCCTTTTACATGCCCTTTAAATATCAAAACTCACATACTTACCACCATTTCTGTGAACACTTTTCCATGCCCTAGAGGCCGATCACCATCATCATGCCAAGCACCGAATTCGACGATTTTCGCCGCCAGCATGAACAACATAAGCTTTGTAACCCCACGCACTGATATCCTGGAAGCCTACTACTACCACATCAATGGAGTCTATAGAAAGGGTTTTCCGAGTTTCCCGCCATATGTGTTCAACTTCACTGGGGATTACTTGCCTCTTGAACTCAACATACCAAAGAGAGGGACAAAGGTTAAGGTTTTGAAGTACGGTTCAACGGTGGAGGTTGTTTTTCAAGGGACCAACTTGGTTGCTGGCATAGACCATCCAATGCATATACATGGATTCAGTTttcatgttattggttatggttTTGGGAATTTCAACAAGAGCGTGGACCCCAAGAATTATAATCTTGTTGATCCTCCTCTTCAGAATACTGTCATTGTGCCCATTAAAGGTTGGGCTGCCATTAGGTTTAGGGCTACCAACCCTG GAGTGTGGTTAATGCATTGCCACCTTGATCGGCACCTCTCTTGGGGCATGGAGACAGTGTTTATTGTGAAGAATGGCAAAGCCTCAAATGAAACATTACCTCCTCCACCACCAGACATGCCTCCATGTTaa
- the LOC130951484 gene encoding laccase-15-like has product MKILTSLGILLFLNVILVTCQAMQHHKFVVRDASFTKLCSTKNILTVNGEFPGPTLYVTKGESIIVDVYNRANYNITIHWHGVNQPRYPWSDGPEFITQCPIQPGGLFSQKVIFSEEEGTLWWHAHSDWSRATVHGAIVIQPKPGNTYPFPKPDREVPIVLGEWWKEDIVQVFNNFETGGGDPVASDAYTINGQPGDLYNCSNNETFKVNVEHGKTYLLRMVHAGMQDLLFFAIAKHQLKVVGSDGSYVKPFKVDYITISPGQTMDVLLEANQPLDRYYMAAKVYSSATNVSFDTTTTTAIVQYKKAKQIIPSFSSRTPYMPSLPSYNDTNASINMISQMRSLADEAHPIDVPLNITTNLFYTVSVNSLPCSTCEASHIPGNRLAASVNNISFQLPSENNILNAYYNHLQGVYTQDFPDVPPELFDFTASDLPTFLRTPSVDTEVKVVEYGSTVELVLQGTNLLAGTEHPMHFHGHSFYVVGWGFGNFDKDKDPLTYNLVDPPYQNTVAIPKNGWVTIRFKAENPGVWFMHCHLERHVSWGMAMTFIVKDGKNPEEQMLPPPPDMPQCQNIHSLVQKLDSFFF; this is encoded by the exons ATGAAAATCCTCACTAGCTTAGGAATATTATTGTTTCTCAATGTCATTCTAGTTACTTGCCAGGCAATGCAGCACCATAAGTTTGTG GTGAGAGATGCTTCGTTCACAAAGCTTTGCAGCACAAAGAATATCTTAACAGTAAATGGAGAATTTCCAGGGCCAACATTGTATGTTACGAAAGGAGAAAGCATAATTGTTGATGTGTATAACAGAGCTAACTATAACATCACCATTCACTGGCATGGAGTGAACCAACCAAGATATCCATGGTCTGATGGCCCTGAATTCATTACTCAGTGTCCCATTCAACCTGGTGGTTTGTTCTCTCAAAAGGTTATCTTTTCTGAAGAGGAAGGCACACTTTGGTGGCATGCTCACAGTGATTGGTCTCGTGCTACTGTTCACGGTGCTATTGTCATTCAACCCAAGCCTGGAAATACATATCCATTTCCAAAGCCAGACAGAGAGGTCCCCATTGTACTAG GTGAATGGTGGAAGGAAGACATTGTCCAAGTTTTCAATAACTTTGAAACGGGGGGAGGAGATCCTGTTGCTTCAGATGCTTATACTATCAATGGCCAACCTGGTGATCTTTATAATTGCTCTAACAACG AAACCTTCAAAGTAAATGTGGAACATGGCAAGACATATCTTCTGAGAATGGTGCATGCTGGAATGCAAGACCTTCTCTTCTTTGCAATTGCGAAGCACCAATTGAAAGTGGTGGGAAGCGATGGAAGCTATGTGAAGCCATTCAAAGTAGACTACATAACAATATCACCAGGTCAAACCATGGATGTGCTGCTTGAAGCTAATCAACCTTTGGATCGTTATTACATGGCTGCTAAAGTGTATTCAAGTGCTACCAATGTTTCATTTGACACCACAACCACCACTGCCATTGTGCAATACAAAAAGGCAAAACAAATTATTCCATCGTTTTCATCAAGAACCCCTTACATGCCTTCACTTCCATCTTACAATGACACCAATGCATCTATCAACATGATAAGTCAAATGAGAAGCTTAGCAGATGAAGCACATCCAATTGACGTGCCATTGAACATAACTACCAACCTGTTCTACACAGTTTCGGTGAATTCATTACCATGTTCAACATGCGAAGCTAGTCATATACCAGGGAACCGCCTTGCAGCAAGTGTAAATAACATAAGCTTCCAATTGCCATCGGAAAACAACATTTTGAATGCTTACTATAACCACCTTCAAGGTGTATATACACAAGATTTTCCAGATGTGCCACCAGAACTATTTGATTTCACTGCTTCCGATTTGCCCACATTTCTTAGAACTCCATCGGTAGATACAGAGGTGAAGGTGGTTGAGTATGGGTCCACGGTGGAGCTTGTTCTTCAAGGGACTAATTTGCTGGCTGGTACTGAGCATCCAATGCACTTTCATGGTCATAGCTTCTATGTAGTTGGATGGGGATTCGGAAACTTTGACAAAGACAAAGATCCTCTCACATATAATCTTGTTGATCCTCCTTATCAGAATACGGTCGCTATACCCAAAAATGGATGGGTAACCATAAGATTCAAGGCAGAAAATCCAGGTGTGTGGTTCATGCATTGTCACTTAGAGCGACATGTGAGTTGGGGAATGGCTATGACTTTCATTGTCAAAGATGGAAAGAATCCTGAAGAGCAGATGTTGCCACCACCACCAGACATGCCACAATGTCAAAATATTCATTCATTAGTACAAAAATTAGATTCattctttttttag
- the LOC130950368 gene encoding laccase-15-like has translation MRIITPSVLQFLGILFLNVLVTTQALRHYKFVVRDAPFTKLCSTKNILTVNGEFPGPTLYVRKGESIIVDVYNRANYNITIHWHGVNQPRYPWSDGPEFITQCPIQPGGLFSQKVIFSEEEGTLWWHAHSDWSRATVHGAIVIQPKPGHTYPFPKPDREVPMILGEWWKQDVVKVFDDLVSTGADAAISDSYTINGQPGDLHPCSVNETFKLNVEHGKTYFLRMINAAMQDLLFFAIAKHQLTVVGSDGSYVKPFKVDYITISPGQTMDVLLEANQPLDQYYMAAKAYSSAFNVRFDNTTTTAILQYKKGISTPHMPSLPSFNDTNSSVNIITQMRSLADEAHPINVPLNITTNLFYTVSVNSLPCPNATICKGPRGNNRFAASMNNISFQFLPKNNNVNILQAYYNNISGVFTENFPDVPPLLFNFTASNLSTFLRTPSVDTEVKVLEYGSTVELVLQGTNLLAGTEHPMHFHGHSFYVVGWGFGNYNKDKDPFKYNLVDPPYQNTVAVPKNGWVAIRFQTKNPGVWFMHCHLERHVSWGMAMTFIVKNGNNPGQQMVPPPPDMPRCN, from the exons atgagAATAATCACACCATCGGTCCTACAGTTCTTAGGAATTTTGTTCCTAAATGTTCTTGTCACTACCCAGGCTTTGAGGCATTACAAGTTtgtg GTGAGAGATGCTCCCTTCACAAAGCTTTGCAGCACAAAGAATATCTTAACAGTAAATGGAGAATTTCCAGGACCAACATTGTATGTTAGAAAAGGAGAAAGCATAATTGTTGATGTGTATAACAGAGCTAACTATAACATCACAATTCATTGGCATGGAGTGAACCAACCAAGATATCCATGGTCTGATGGCCCTGAATTCATTACTCAGTGTCCCATTCAACCTGGTGGTTTGTTCTCTCAAAAGGTTATCTTTTCTGAAGAGGAAGGCACACTTTGGTGGCATGCTCACAGTGATTGGTCTCGTGCTACTGTTCACGGTGCTATTGTCATTCAACCCAAGCCTGGACATACATATCCATTTCCAAAGCCAGATAGAGAGGTTCCAATGATATTAGGTGAATGGTGGAAGCAAGATGTTGTCAAAGTTTTTGATGATCTTGTTTCAACTGGAGCAGATGCTGCCATCTCTGATTCTTACACTATCAATGGTCAACCTGGTGATCTTCATCCATGTTCTGTCAATG AGACCTTCAAACTAAATGTGGAACATGGCAAGACTTATTTTCTGAGAATGATCAATGCTGCAATGCAAGACCTTCTCTTCTTTGCAATTGCTAAACATCAATTGACAGTGGTTGGAAGCGATGGAAGCTATGTGAAGCCATTCAAAGTGGATTACATAACAATATCACCAGGTCAAACCATGGATGTGTTGCTTGAAGCTAATCAACCTTTGGATCAATATTACATGGCTGCCAAAGCCTATTCAAGTGCCTTCAATGTTAGATTTGATAACACAACAACCACAGCTATTCTTCAATACAAGAAGGGAATAAGCACTCCTCACATGCCTTCACTTCCATCTTTCAATGACACCAattcctctgtcaacatcatcACTCAAATGAGAAGCTTGGCAGATGAAGCACATCCAATTAACGTGCCATTGAACATAACAACCAATCTGTTCTACACAGTTTCAGTTAACTCATTACCATGTCCAAATGCTACAATCTGCAAAGGCCCTCGTGGAAATAACCGATTTGCAGCAAGCATGAACAACATCAGCTTCCAATTTCTACCAAAAAATAACAACGTTAACATCTTGCAGGCTTATTATAACAACATCAGTGGTGTGTTCACTGAAAATTTTCCAGATGTTCCACCACTACTATTTAATTTCACTGCTTCCAATTTGTCCACATTTCTTAGAACTCCATCGGTAGATACAGAGGTGAAGGTGCTTGAGTATGGGTCCACGGTGGAGCTTGTTCTTCAAGGGACTAATTTGCTGGCTGGTACTGAGCATCCAATGCACTTTCATGGTCATAGTTTCTACGTAGTTGGATGGGGATTTGGAAATTATAACAAAGACAAGGATCCTTTCAAGTATAATCTCGTTGATCCTCCTTATCAGAATACAGTGGCTGTACCTAAAAATGGTTGGGTAGCCATAAGATTTCAGACCAAAAATCCAG GGGTATGGTTCATGCACTGCCATTTAGAGCGACATGTAAGTTGGGGCATGGCTATGACTTTCATCGTCAAAAATGGTAACAATCCTGGACAACAAATGGTGCCACCCCCTCCAGACATGCCACGCTGCAACTAA